The Candidatus Methylomirabilota bacterium genome includes a window with the following:
- a CDS encoding ABC transporter permease, translated as MRARSSWGQGLALVGPAFVLLLAVYLYPLARLLVLSLTGGDGALGFGAYRRFLESSVYVGVLLRTFRISLVVTVVCLMVAYPVSLVLSRAGSLTLRVLMVFVLLPLWTSILVRTYAWMVLLQANGVVNNLLRRLNVIDEPLRLMYNETGVVIGMAQVLLPFAILPVYASLRNIDPRLPAAARIMGAGPWRRFLSVTLPLSLPGVAAAGLLVFVQALGFFITPALLGGSRVITLAMVIETQVVDLLDWGLASAVAMVLLVVTVILVVGYDRLLGLDKVWA; from the coding sequence ATGAGGGCGCGATCGAGCTGGGGGCAGGGGCTGGCGCTGGTCGGGCCCGCCTTCGTCCTGCTGCTCGCCGTGTACCTGTATCCGCTGGCGCGGCTCCTCGTCTTGAGCCTCACCGGCGGCGACGGCGCGCTCGGGTTCGGGGCCTATCGCCGATTCCTGGAGAGCTCGGTGTACGTGGGCGTGCTGCTGCGCACGTTTCGCATCAGCCTGGTGGTGACGGTGGTGTGTCTGATGGTGGCCTATCCGGTCAGCTTGGTGCTGAGCCGCGCGGGGTCGTTGACCCTTCGCGTTCTCATGGTCTTCGTGTTGCTGCCGCTGTGGACCAGCATCCTGGTGCGGACCTATGCGTGGATGGTGCTCCTGCAGGCCAACGGCGTGGTCAACAATCTCCTCCGGCGGCTCAACGTGATCGACGAGCCGCTCCGCCTCATGTACAACGAGACGGGCGTGGTCATCGGGATGGCGCAGGTACTGCTGCCGTTCGCCATCCTGCCCGTGTACGCCTCGCTGCGGAACATCGATCCTCGCCTGCCCGCGGCGGCCCGGATCATGGGCGCGGGGCCGTGGCGGCGCTTCCTGTCGGTGACGCTGCCCCTCAGCCTGCCGGGGGTGGCGGCGGCGGGGCTGCTCGTCTTCGTCCAGGCGCTCGGCTTCTTCATCACCCCGGCGCTCTTGGGAGGCTCGCGGGTGATCACGCTCGCCATGGTCATCGAGACGCAGGTGGTGGATCTGCTCGACTGGGGCCTTGCCTCGGCGGTGGCGATGGTGCTGCTCGTGGTGACGGTCATCCTCGTGGTGGGCTACGACCGGCTGCTCGGGCTGGACAAGGTGTGGGCGTGA
- a CDS encoding ABC transporter permease — translation MEERTHPLLWLATGLACAYLAVPSLLVIVMSFSGGLFLEFPPSALSMRWYHVYWSSGSWLNATVRSLEVALAVTALATSLGTLASIALVRLAVPGKSGLRALVVSPIVVPTIVLSIGLYSVYARWRLIGTAGGLVLAHSVLALPFVVLNVTAVLYKLDRSLERAARSLGAGPLRTFAQVMLPLLWPGIASGAIFAFLTSFDEIVIAMFVSGSNPTLPKLMFDGIRYELNPVVAAVSSQLIIVTALALLGSAWLRRRTDQTSR, via the coding sequence ATGGAGGAGCGCACGCATCCGCTGCTGTGGCTTGCCACCGGCCTTGCCTGTGCCTACCTGGCCGTGCCCAGCCTGCTGGTCATCGTCATGTCGTTCAGCGGCGGGCTCTTCCTGGAATTTCCGCCGAGCGCGCTGTCCATGCGCTGGTACCACGTGTACTGGTCGAGCGGGTCGTGGCTGAACGCGACCGTGCGCAGCCTCGAGGTGGCGCTGGCCGTCACGGCGCTCGCGACCTCGCTGGGGACGCTGGCCTCCATCGCGCTGGTGCGCCTCGCCGTGCCCGGCAAGAGTGGGCTCCGGGCCCTGGTGGTCTCGCCGATCGTGGTGCCGACCATCGTGCTGTCGATCGGCCTCTACAGCGTCTACGCGCGCTGGCGGCTCATCGGGACGGCCGGCGGACTGGTGCTGGCCCACAGCGTGCTCGCCCTGCCCTTCGTGGTGCTGAACGTCACCGCCGTGCTCTACAAGCTGGACCGGTCGCTGGAGCGCGCCGCCCGCAGCCTCGGCGCCGGTCCGCTGCGCACGTTCGCGCAGGTGATGCTGCCGCTGCTCTGGCCGGGCATTGCCAGCGGAGCGATCTTCGCGTTCCTGACATCGTTCGACGAGATCGTGATCGCCATGTTCGTGTCGGGCTCGAATCCCACCTTGCCCAAGCTCATGTTCGACGGGATCCGGTACGAGCTCAACCCGGTGGTGGCCGCGGTCTCGAGCCAGCTCATCATCGTGACAGCCCTGGCGCTGCTAGGCTCGGCATGGCTACGCCGGCGGACGGATCAGACGAGCCGATAG